One stretch of Papaver somniferum cultivar HN1 unplaced genomic scaffold, ASM357369v1 unplaced-scaffold_154, whole genome shotgun sequence DNA includes these proteins:
- the LOC113336748 gene encoding cyanidin 3-O-glucoside 7-O-glucosyltransferase (acyl-glucose)-like isoform X1, with amino-acid sequence MATISFTLFIICLVVCLSIETKIASSDSSSVLKFNRDDFPADFVFGAGTSAYQVEGAAAEDGRSPCLWDTYTHEGKTADHSTGDVASDEYHKYKEDVKLMSELGLEAYRFSISWSRLIPSGRGAVNPKGVEYYNNLIDELISHGIQPHATLYHLDLPQILEDEYAGWLSPKIIEDFTAYADVCFREFGDRVSYWTTINEANIMSIASYDSGIWPPQRCSYPGGVFNCTAGNSSVEPYIAMHNILLTHASAAAIYKEKYRGKQEGTIGMNVYCFWCTAFTNSSSDIIASQRANDFYIGWVMNPLVYGDYPAIMREKAGSRLPFFTKQESDLIKKSWDFIGLNHYFTVYVKDDSSSWETSPRDYNGDMGVQIAGTKDDTPTSQFVPGSLPSNPSGLLSLLNYLKDSYGNPPVYVQENGFGGPRNESLNDTARINYVSGFIENILKAIRNGANAKGYFVWSFLDVFEVLSGYESRYGLVHVGFDDKELKRTPKSSALWYSNFVKTGRNHTHDIHIMKKNEKIWNSE; translated from the exons atgGCCACTATCTCATTTACGTTGTTTATCATCTGTTTAGTTGTCTGTTTATCCATAGAAACTAAAATTGCATCATCAGACAGTAGTAGTGTACTAAAATTCAACAGAGATGACTTCCCAGCTGACTTCGTATTTGGTGCTGGAACTTCAGCTTATCAG GTAGAAGGGGCAGCAGCAGAAGATGGAAGATCACCCTGTTTATGGGATACTTACACTCACGAgg GTAAGACAGCTGACCACAGTACAGGAGACGTAGCCTCTGATGAGTACCACAAGTACAAG GAAGATGTGAAGCTAATGAGCGAATTGGGTCTTGAAGCTTATAGGTTCTCCATTTCTTGGTCAAGACTTATCCCAA GTGGAAGAGGGGCCGTTAATCCGAAGGGCGTTGAGTATTACAATAATCTCATTGATGAGCTTATCAGTCATG GAATTCAGCCACATGCTACTCTCTACCATTTGGATCTCCCGCAAATTCTTGAAGATGAATATGCAGGGTGGTTAAGCCCAAAAATTAT CGAGGATTTCACAGCCTATGCAGATGTTTGCTTTAGAGAATTTGGTGACAGGGTTTCATATTGGACTACCATTAATGAAGCAAATATAATGAGTATTGCATCTTACGACAGCGGTATATGGCCTCCACAGCGCTGCTCGTACCCAGGTGGTGTCTTCAATTGTACGGCGGGGAACTCCTCCGTTGAACCGTACATTGCAATGCATAATATCTTACTAACACATGCATCAGCTGCAGCAATCTACAAAGAAAAATACCGA GGCAAACAAGAGGGTACCATAGGGATGAACGTGTATTGTTTTTGGTGCACTGCTTTCACGAATTCTAGTTCTGATATTATAGCGTCTCAAAGAGCCAATGACTTCTATATAGGATG GGTAATGAATCCTCTTGTTTATGGAGATTATCCTGCGATAATGAGAGAAAAAGCCGGTTCTCGACTCCCATTTTTCACGAAACAAGAATCCGACCTCATAAAGAAATCATGGGATTTCATCGGGTTAAACCATTATTTCACGGTTTATGTGAAAGATGACTCGAGCAGTTGGGAAACAAGTCCTCGAGATTACAACGGTGATATGGGGGTTCAAATTGCAG GTACCAAAGACGATACACCAACTAGTCAATTCGTTCCTGGTTCCTTGCCATCCAATCCTTCAGGTTTACTGAGTTTGCTAAACTACTTGAAGGACTCTTATGGAAATCCTCCTGTCTACGTTCAAGAAAATG GTTTCGGAGGGCCACGTAATGAGTCTCTCAATGACACTGCAAGGATCAACTATGTAAGCGGGTTCATTGAAAACATATTAAAGGCAATCAG AAACGGAGCAAATGCAAAAGGATACTTTGTGTGGTCATTCCTAGACGTTTTTGAGGTATTATCCGGGTATGAGTCCCGATATGGACTTGTTCACGTCGGTTTCGATGACAAAGAGTTGAAGAGAACACCAAAATCATCAGCTCTCTGGTACTCTAATTTTGTCAAGACGGGGAGGAATCACACACATGATATACACATAATGAAGAAGAATGAGAAGATCTGGAATTCTGAATGA
- the LOC113336748 gene encoding cyanidin 3-O-glucoside 7-O-glucosyltransferase (acyl-glucose)-like isoform X2, protein MATISFTLFIICLVVCLSIETKIASSDSSSVLKFNRDDFPADFVFGAGTSAYQVEGAAAEDGRSPCLWDTYTHEGKTADHSTGDVASDEYHKYKEDVKLMSELGLEAYRFSISWSRLIPSGRGAVNPKGVEYYNNLIDELISHGIQPHATLYHLDLPQILEDEYAGEDFTAYADVCFREFGDRVSYWTTINEANIMSIASYDSGIWPPQRCSYPGGVFNCTAGNSSVEPYIAMHNILLTHASAAAIYKEKYRGKQEGTIGMNVYCFWCTAFTNSSSDIIASQRANDFYIGWVMNPLVYGDYPAIMREKAGSRLPFFTKQESDLIKKSWDFIGLNHYFTVYVKDDSSSWETSPRDYNGDMGVQIAGTKDDTPTSQFVPGSLPSNPSGLLSLLNYLKDSYGNPPVYVQENGFGGPRNESLNDTARINYVSGFIENILKAIRNGANAKGYFVWSFLDVFEVLSGYESRYGLVHVGFDDKELKRTPKSSALWYSNFVKTGRNHTHDIHIMKKNEKIWNSE, encoded by the exons atgGCCACTATCTCATTTACGTTGTTTATCATCTGTTTAGTTGTCTGTTTATCCATAGAAACTAAAATTGCATCATCAGACAGTAGTAGTGTACTAAAATTCAACAGAGATGACTTCCCAGCTGACTTCGTATTTGGTGCTGGAACTTCAGCTTATCAG GTAGAAGGGGCAGCAGCAGAAGATGGAAGATCACCCTGTTTATGGGATACTTACACTCACGAgg GTAAGACAGCTGACCACAGTACAGGAGACGTAGCCTCTGATGAGTACCACAAGTACAAG GAAGATGTGAAGCTAATGAGCGAATTGGGTCTTGAAGCTTATAGGTTCTCCATTTCTTGGTCAAGACTTATCCCAA GTGGAAGAGGGGCCGTTAATCCGAAGGGCGTTGAGTATTACAATAATCTCATTGATGAGCTTATCAGTCATG GAATTCAGCCACATGCTACTCTCTACCATTTGGATCTCCCGCAAATTCTTGAAGATGAATATGCAGG CGAGGATTTCACAGCCTATGCAGATGTTTGCTTTAGAGAATTTGGTGACAGGGTTTCATATTGGACTACCATTAATGAAGCAAATATAATGAGTATTGCATCTTACGACAGCGGTATATGGCCTCCACAGCGCTGCTCGTACCCAGGTGGTGTCTTCAATTGTACGGCGGGGAACTCCTCCGTTGAACCGTACATTGCAATGCATAATATCTTACTAACACATGCATCAGCTGCAGCAATCTACAAAGAAAAATACCGA GGCAAACAAGAGGGTACCATAGGGATGAACGTGTATTGTTTTTGGTGCACTGCTTTCACGAATTCTAGTTCTGATATTATAGCGTCTCAAAGAGCCAATGACTTCTATATAGGATG GGTAATGAATCCTCTTGTTTATGGAGATTATCCTGCGATAATGAGAGAAAAAGCCGGTTCTCGACTCCCATTTTTCACGAAACAAGAATCCGACCTCATAAAGAAATCATGGGATTTCATCGGGTTAAACCATTATTTCACGGTTTATGTGAAAGATGACTCGAGCAGTTGGGAAACAAGTCCTCGAGATTACAACGGTGATATGGGGGTTCAAATTGCAG GTACCAAAGACGATACACCAACTAGTCAATTCGTTCCTGGTTCCTTGCCATCCAATCCTTCAGGTTTACTGAGTTTGCTAAACTACTTGAAGGACTCTTATGGAAATCCTCCTGTCTACGTTCAAGAAAATG GTTTCGGAGGGCCACGTAATGAGTCTCTCAATGACACTGCAAGGATCAACTATGTAAGCGGGTTCATTGAAAACATATTAAAGGCAATCAG AAACGGAGCAAATGCAAAAGGATACTTTGTGTGGTCATTCCTAGACGTTTTTGAGGTATTATCCGGGTATGAGTCCCGATATGGACTTGTTCACGTCGGTTTCGATGACAAAGAGTTGAAGAGAACACCAAAATCATCAGCTCTCTGGTACTCTAATTTTGTCAAGACGGGGAGGAATCACACACATGATATACACATAATGAAGAAGAATGAGAAGATCTGGAATTCTGAATGA
- the LOC113336878 gene encoding F-box/LRR-repeat protein 4-like — protein MRGQDLVNTVLPEELLLEIFSHIEGSKSDCDSCSLVCKRWMKLERVSRRTLRIAGSSGNPPDVLIKLLVEKFVNVRNVFIDERLPASIPPNHSTYSYGAHSYSRRKPIKGKGRGRKAASSSSKAGINGAENSGSEELDVEPFTLSDAGLTSLAQIARLEKLSLIWCSNVRSEGLTSLAEKCRNLKSLDLQGCYVGDQGIAAVGQWCKQLEDLNLRFCEGLTDAGLVELAPGCGKSLKTLGIATCARITDTSLEAIGLYCTSLQTLSLDSDVIKNQGVLSIAKGCPSLKVLKLHCVNATDDALLAVGAYCVSLELLALNSFQRFTDKSLLCIGQGCKKLKNLMISDCYFLTDMSLQAIGSGCSGLTHLEVNGCHNIGTLGLEYIGKSCPQLSELALLYCQRIGNDALLEIGRGCKLLQALHLVDCSNIGDDAICHVARGCKKLKKLHIRRCYEIGDKGIIAVGENCHYLTDLSLRFCDRVGDDALIAIGQGCPLLEQLNVSGCHQIGDDGLVAIARGCPKLVHLDVSVLQHLGDLSLAEIGEGCPLIKDVILSHCRQITDFGLAHLVKNCTLLETCHMVYCPLVTSVGVATVVSTCVNLKKLLVERWKVSQRTRRRAGYVLSYLCVDL, from the exons ATGAGAGGTCAAGATTTGGTAAATACAGTATTACCAGAAGAATTACTCTTAGAGATATTTAGTCATATCGAAGGATCAAAATCTGATTGTGATTCATGTTCCTTAGTTTGTAAAAGATGGATGAAATTAGAAAGGGTCAGTAGGCGTACACTTAGAATTGCTGGTTCTTCTGGTAATCCACCTGATGTTTTGATTAAATTATTAGTTGAGAAATTTGTTAATGTTAGAAATGTTTTTATTGATGAGAGATTACCGGCTTCAATACCGCCTAATCATTCCACGTACTCGTATGGGGCGCATTCGTATTCCCGGAGGAAACCAATT AAAGGAAAAGGTCGTGGTAGAAAAGCGGCTAGCTCATCTTCAAAAGCTGGTATTAATGGGGCTGAGAATAGTGGGTCTGAAGAACTTGACGTAGAACCATTTACCTTATCAGATGCTGGTTTGACTTCTCTTGCTCAGATTGCTAGATTAGAAAAGTTGAGCTTAATCTGGTGCTCTAACGTGAGAAGTGAAGGACTAACATCTCTTGCTGAGAAATGTCGGAATCTGAAATCCTTGGATTTACAG GGTTGTTATGTTGGAGATCAAGGTATAGCAGCTGTGGGTCAGTGGTGTAAGCAACTTGAAGATTTAAACTTGCGTTTTTGTGAAGGCTTGACCGATGCAGGTTTAGTTGAATTAGCTCCTGGCTGTGGGAAATCGCTAAAAACTCTTGGAATAGCAACTTGTGCAAGAATAACTGATACTTCATTAGAAGCTATTGGATTGTATTGCACCTCTCTTCAGACATTGTCACTGGATTCTGATGTGATCAAGAACCAAGGGGTGCTTTCCATAGCTAAAGGATGCCCATCTTTGAAAGTTCTAAAGTTGCATTGTGTAAATGCCACAGATGATGCTTTACTAGCTGTTGGTGCCTACTGTGTGTCATTGGAGTTGCTGGCTTTAAACAGTTTTCAGAGGTTTACTGACAA GAGTCTCCTTTGCATTGGGCAGGGTTGCAAGAAGCTCAAAAATCTTATGATAAGTGATTGTTATTTCTTAACCGACATGAGCCTCCAAGCAATTGGGTCTGGTTGTTCAGGGCTGACACATCTTGAAGTTAATGGATGCCACAATATTGGAACACTCGGATTGGAGTATATTGGAAAATCTTGCCC GCAGCTTTCTGAACTAGCGTTACTCTACTGCCAGAGAATAGGCAATGATGCTCTTCTTGAAATTGGCAGAGGCTGTAAATTGTTACAAGCTCTTCACTTGGTGGATTGTTCAAATATAGGAGATGATGCCATATGCCATGTAGCTCGGGGTTGTAAGAAGTTGAAGAAGCTTCATATTCGTCGATGTTATGAG ATTGGAGACAAGGGAATCATAGCTGTTGGTGAGAACTGTCACTATCTAACAGATTTGAGCCTTCGATTTTGTGATAG GGTTGGAGATGATGCCCTTATTGCTATTGGTCAGGGCTGTCCTCTACTAGAGCAGTTGAATGTTAGTGGGTGCCATCAAATTGGTGATGATGGACTTGTAGCCATTGCGAGGGGATGCCCTAAGCTTGTTCACTTGGACGTAAGCGTTCTTCAG CATTTGGGGGATCTGTCATTGGCGGAGATAGGGGAAGGTTGCCCGTTAATAAAGGATGTAATACTATCTCACTGTCGGCAAATAACCGACTTTGGTTTAGCACATCTTGTAAAGAACTGTACCCTACTTGAGACCTGCCACATGGTTTATTGTCCATTAGTGACTTCAGTTGGAGTTGCCACCGTGGTTTCAACTTGTGTCAACTTAAAGAAGCTTCTGGTTGAAAGGTGGAAGGTCAGTCAAAGGACACGACGAAGGGCTGGTTATGTCTTATCTTATCTTTGTGTTGACCTTTAG
- the LOC113336749 gene encoding 1,4-dihydroxy-2-naphthoyl-CoA synthase, peroxisomal-like, giving the protein MARISEKDMKNVERRIGSVANHIIPSTNDSNSASSSSSIQMNSTSMNDSYHRVHGEVPTHDVVWRTTCDDLGIQFTDIIYEKSVGEGIAKITINRPERRNAFRPQTVKELIRAFNDARDDSTIGVIIFTGKGTQAFCSGGDQALRGKDGYADYDDFGRLNVLDLQVQIRRLPKPVIAMVAGYAVGGGHVLHMVCDLTIAADNAVFGQTGPKVGSFDAGYGSSIMSRLVGPKKAREMWFLARFYNASEAEKMGLVNVVVPLAKLEQETIKWCREIMRNSPTAIRVTKSALNAVDDGHAGLQELAGDATLLFYGTEEGNEGKTAYMQQRPPNFAKFPRRP; this is encoded by the exons ATGGCCAGAATTTCAGAGAAAGATATGAAAAATGTAGAAAGGAGGATTGGGTCTGTAGCTAATCACATTATTCCTTCCACGAACGATTCGAATTCAGCGTCGTCGTCGTCATCGATTCAGATGAATAGTACTTCAATGAATGATAGTTATCATAGAGTTCATGGAGAAGTTCCTACTCATGATGTTGTGTGGAGAACTACTTGTGATGATTTAGGAATTCAATTTACTGACATTATTTATGAGAAATCTGTTGGGGAAGGGATTGCAAAG ATTACGATAAATCGACCGGAGAGGAGGAATGCTTTCCGACCGCAGACGGTGAAGGAGCTAATCCGTGCATTTAACGATGCCAGAGATGATTCTACTATTGGAGTTATTATCTTTACCGGGAAG GGTACCCAAGCATTTTGTAGTGGTGGAGATCAGGCATTAAGAGGTAAAGACGGATATGCCGATTACGACGATTTTGGACGCCTTAATGTTTTGGATCTTCAG GTACAAATACGGCGCCTCCCCAAACCTGTAATTGCAATG GTTGCAGGTTACGCGGTTGGAGGAGGACATGTATTGCATATGGTTTGTGATTTAACAATAGCTGCTGACAACGCCGTTTTTGGCCAGACAGGTCCAAAG GTTGGAAGTTTCGACGCAGGTTATGGAAGTTCCATCATGTCTCGTTTG GTCGGGCCGAAAAAAGCACGTGAAATGTGGTTTTTAGCTCGATTTTACAATGCTTCTGAAGCAGAGAAGATGGGACTAGTGAACGTCGTAGTACCC ctagcgaagttggaacAAGAAACAATCAAATGGTGCCGGGAAATAATGAGAAACAGCCCGACAGCAATTCGTGTGACCAAATCTGCTCTCAATGCAGTGGATGATGGTCATGCCGGTCTTCAG GAGCTAGCTGGAGATGCCACATTACTCTTTTACGGTACTGAGGAAGGGAATGAGGGAAAGACAGCTTATATGCAGCAGCGACCCCCAAATTTCGCCAAGTTCCCTCGCCGACCTTAG